Below is a window of Allomuricauda ruestringensis DSM 13258 DNA.
GAATACGTATTTTGAACATATGTCTGTTCATCACGAGCAACTTCCACCTCAACATCTGTTAGTTCTAACTGGTTGGACCATTTATCAAAATGGTTCTTTAGAGTTTGCCCATTTACAATCGTAGAGGAATTATAATGTGAAGATTCCACATGGGTCTGGTATATATTTTTATGACAAGGTATACAGGAAGACGAACCGGCAAACCGATCACCATTATAATGAACCGGCATTTCTTGAGGGACTAATTTATATTCCCCTACTTCTTCATACTGAATACTCAAAATTGCACCTATAACAGCTATAGCCACTATCAAGCATAATATAGAGACTCTTTTAATCAACTTTGGAGATGGATATAATTAAATAAATTATGGTTCCTCTAAGGAAACCAATTTTTATGGCAAAGCGAAATTATGAACCTAAAAACAGTAATAAATTTTAAATGCAAAAACCAATTTTGAAAATATTCAAAAACATTTGTATTGAAAAAATCTATAACCCCCACATTCTTAGGAATGTAGCCACCCCTGATCTTTAGGACAGGTTTTCTACAAAACCAGGATTGAGAAAATCATACCTAGCATTGGAACCACATTTAATCTAACGCAATCAACTTAGTAGATACATTTTGAGTTGTCGGATTTTACATAATAAGATTTATAATTCTTTGCTTTTTTATCTGTACAACCACATAGATCCAATAATTCAATGGATTTAAAATCGATGGGGGCGGTCTCCGCCTGAATTGAAATATAACCTTCCTTTACGGGTTTGCCCACTTCATATGCACTATCAAGATAACCGTTAACCATACCCCCACCGATCGTCGGCTTACCATATCCCAACACAACTTTGTTGTCCAAGATATGTTGCATTATTGAATCCCCCAGAACCAGTGCCTCAATGGTCACCCATCCATCACCGGGATAGGTCTTGGATGTAGAAGGAATACAATGGTCTATAATCAACGAATCATTAATCACCACATTGGTTCCAGGTGTACATAGATTTCCATTGGTTCGATCGTGAGTACCATCGCCTCCTAGTAGCTGCAATTCCAACGAAATAGGGAAATCTTGATCAAGCCCC
It encodes the following:
- a CDS encoding 3-keto-disaccharide hydrolase; the protein is MKPKKMDIPSCLKPLTLIASVLAFIFFSNCAPKKNNSNKEEWIALFDGTNYQDWTPKFTGYPLGENYNDSFVFKDSLLSVRYQEKDSFNGTFGHLFYKKKFSYYKLKVTYRFVGEQMLGGPEWAIRNNGLMLHSQDPRTMGLDQDFPISLELQLLGGDGTHDRTNGNLCTPGTNVVINDSLIIDHCIPSTSKTYPGDGWVTIEALVLGDSIMQHILDNKVVLGYGKPTIGGGMVNGYLDSAYEVGKPVKEGYISIQAETAPIDFKSIELLDLCGCTDKKAKNYKSYYVKSDNSKCIY